From the genome of Candidatus Bathyarchaeota archaeon:
CACACCAAGCCATAGTCGATGAGGCCAACTTCATAAAGGACGATGAGCTGCTCATCGACTCAACCTTGAGGCCGCAGCTTGGAACGACAGACGGCCCCATAATATTATGTTCGACACCATGGTCGATGAACAGCGTATTCTACCGAGCATTCGACCCAAACTCAGGATACAGCAGACACATCGCAACTTGGAGGGAGGCTGTTCAGGCAGGTATACTGAAAGAGTCCTTCATGGTGGAGTTAATAGATGAAGTGAATGCAGGTCTATACGACCGTAACAGGTTCATGCGTGAATATGAGGTTGAATTCGTAGAGGAGACGAACAACTACTTCCAGTCAGCCCTGATAACAAGATGCCAAGACGCATACCTAGAATATTACCGGTTCGACGAAGATGCCGAGGGCAGATTCTATATTGGAATAGACTTCGGCAAGAAAGCAGACCACTCAGCCGTAGCCGTCATAGATTTGAAGGGCGACGAGAGGCGTCTAGTCCACCTACACAGATTCCCACTCGAGACACCATACACATCCGTCATAGGATATGTCAAGGCCATATGCGACAGGTACATGAGCGTTCAAGCAGTCTACCCAGACCAGACAGGTGTAGGCGAATATATTGTTGAGGAGATGGTGAACTCAGGAATATTACATGTCACAGGGATAAACCTCACAGCACCGGTGAAGGAGGATATTCTAGGATTCCTCAAACACGGGCTGATGGAGGTATGTATCTGCCCCAAATGTAGACGTAGATACGACATAAAGGCCAGAACATGCCAAGAATGCGGGGAACAAGTCTCACCCCTACTCCACTACCCATACGACCCAGACCTCATAGCGGAACTGAATATTGAGAGGTACGAATATACTAAGGATGGGAGGCTGAGGTTCAACCATCCGGAGGGGACACATGACGACATGCTATGGGCCCTAGCCCTAGCATGCTACGCAACCAGGGAGAGGCCTAGCAGACCAGAGACCCTACCGGTCACAAAGACATTCTAGATGATCCAGAATGGTCAAGAGAACAGTTAAGCCAGTAACGAAAACTTTCACCA
Proteins encoded in this window:
- a CDS encoding terminase family protein, whose amino-acid sequence is MISRRQRLRRVEEKVQRLLESRYIGSQLNIPTDPIEFADKILKFKPAPYQAKILADKSKRIAVRICRQGGKTTVIAARAIWFAVNNPKTTTLIIAPSQRQSINMMDVIQSFIYNMDEDFRRNILSKALRTTVYFRNGSRIIALPNNPRTVRGYTAHQAIVDEANFIKDDELLIDSTLRPQLGTTDGPIILCSTPWSMNSVFYRAFDPNSGYSRHIATWREAVQAGILKESFMVELIDEVNAGLYDRNRFMREYEVEFVEETNNYFQSALITRCQDAYLEYYRFDEDAEGRFYIGIDFGKKADHSAVAVIDLKGDERRLVHLHRFPLETPYTSVIGYVKAICDRYMSVQAVYPDQTGVGEYIVEEMVNSGILHVTGINLTAPVKEDILGFLKHGLMEVCICPKCRRRYDIKARTCQECGEQVSPLLHYPYDPDLIAELNIERYEYTKDGRLRFNHPEGTHDDMLWALALACYATRERPSRPETLPVTKTF